One part of the Geoalkalibacter sp. genome encodes these proteins:
- a CDS encoding class I SAM-dependent methyltransferase has product MDKGFKDRVREQFTRTAERYVHDEGFARGDDLVEAARLLKPTPDDLMLDVATGGGHTALFFAPLVRSVVASDLTMQILKKAQEFISEEGGIENVTFREADAEDLPFPAGSFTLLTCRIAPHHFPDVPLALKEFFRVLRRGGRMVIIDTLLPEDPEIAELYQTMEQMRDPTHVQAFTEKGWVKMIEEAGFINIQTSTFPKTHDFVTWAKRSGLDRQGVQKLNRFFIEAPPKFHDYFQVETFAGEVESYTDRKLLIYATRPEKK; this is encoded by the coding sequence ATGGACAAGGGTTTTAAGGACCGCGTCAGAGAACAATTCACCCGAACCGCCGAGCGCTATGTTCACGATGAGGGATTTGCGCGCGGCGATGATCTCGTCGAGGCCGCGCGACTGCTCAAACCGACGCCCGACGATCTGATGCTTGACGTCGCCACCGGCGGCGGGCACACGGCTCTTTTCTTCGCGCCCCTGGTGCGAAGCGTGGTCGCCTCCGACCTGACCATGCAGATTCTGAAAAAAGCACAGGAATTTATCAGCGAGGAGGGGGGGATCGAGAACGTCACTTTTCGCGAGGCCGACGCCGAAGACCTACCCTTCCCCGCGGGATCCTTCACCTTGCTGACCTGCCGCATCGCACCTCACCACTTTCCTGACGTGCCGCTGGCGCTCAAGGAATTTTTCCGCGTGCTGCGCCGCGGCGGACGCATGGTGATCATCGACACCCTGCTGCCCGAGGATCCCGAAATCGCCGAACTCTATCAGACCATGGAGCAGATGCGCGATCCGACGCACGTGCAGGCCTTCACCGAAAAAGGCTGGGTCAAAATGATCGAGGAGGCGGGTTTCATCAACATCCAGACAAGCACCTTTCCCAAGACCCATGACTTTGTCACCTGGGCGAAACGCTCCGGGTTGGATCGCCAGGGCGTGCAGAAGCTCAACAGGTTTTTTATCGAGGCGCCGCCCAAGTTTCATGACTATTTTCAGGTGGAAACCTTCGCCGGCGAAGTGGAGAGCTACACCGACAGGAAACTGCTGATTTACGCGACGCGTCCGGAAAAAAAATAG
- the dusB gene encoding tRNA dihydrouridine synthase DusB, with protein MRIGSLTLSNHVFLAPMAGISDLPFRRIAKDFGAGLVFSEMVSANGLLFDGQRTRELLRSSAQEQPLAVQLFGAEPDILARAASLVEDDGALLDINMGCPVKKVVRGGAGSALLREPLRVARIVRAVRCVTARPLTVKIRSGWDANSINFLEIGRIAQEEGADAITLHPRTRAEGFGGKAAWEHIASLKKRLRIPVIGSGDIFSAADVHAMQAQTGCDAVMVARGGYGNPWLLRDSLNRDAQSPLPTSEERLEIALRHFELHLDLFGPRRTLGEMRKHLCWYSRGLNGAAAYRALVNNSTSIEALRETTRAFYLAES; from the coding sequence ATGCGCATCGGCTCCCTCACCCTCTCCAACCATGTGTTTCTGGCCCCCATGGCCGGCATCAGCGACTTGCCTTTTCGCCGAATCGCCAAGGACTTTGGCGCCGGCCTGGTCTTCAGCGAAATGGTGAGCGCCAACGGTCTTCTCTTTGATGGGCAGCGGACGCGGGAACTGCTGCGCTCCAGCGCTCAAGAGCAGCCCCTGGCGGTACAGCTGTTCGGGGCCGAGCCGGACATTCTGGCGCGCGCCGCGTCACTGGTGGAAGACGATGGGGCCCTGCTGGATATCAACATGGGCTGTCCGGTGAAAAAGGTGGTGCGTGGCGGCGCGGGATCAGCCTTGCTGCGCGAGCCCCTACGAGTGGCCCGTATCGTTCGCGCCGTGCGCTGCGTCACCGCGCGTCCCCTGACGGTCAAAATCCGCTCGGGTTGGGACGCGAACTCCATCAACTTTTTGGAGATCGGCCGCATCGCGCAGGAAGAAGGCGCCGACGCCATCACCCTGCACCCGCGCACGCGCGCCGAAGGGTTTGGCGGCAAGGCCGCATGGGAGCATATCGCTAGCTTGAAAAAGCGGCTTCGCATTCCGGTCATCGGCAGCGGCGACATTTTCAGCGCCGCCGATGTACACGCCATGCAGGCGCAAACGGGTTGCGACGCGGTCATGGTCGCGCGCGGCGGCTACGGAAATCCCTGGTTGCTGCGCGACAGCCTGAACCGCGATGCGCAGTCCCCCTTGCCTACGTCCGAGGAGCGACTCGAAATCGCCCTGCGGCATTTCGAACTGCACCTGGATCTTTTCGGTCCAAGGCGCACGCTGGGTGAAATGCGCAAGCATCTGTGCTGGTATTCCCGGGGACTCAACGGCGCGGCAGCCTACCGCGCCCTCGTCAACAACAGCACGTCCATCGAAGCATTGCGGGAAACGACCCGTGCCTTTTACCTCGCGGAGTCCTGA
- the dnaB gene encoding replicative DNA helicase, translated as MEEVSAHRLPPQSLEAEMSVLGGILLDEQALDRVLEILRPEDFYRESHRKIFESLIDLSEKNEPADLVTLAANLQSRQALEAVGGHAYLATLVDYVPTAANIVYYCRLVKEKAIARHLISVATDIATSGYAGGSIEQILDQAEKAIFEIAENRTRPSYFSVRDILKDTFKNIEKLYERKELVTGVPTGYTDLDKMTAGLQPGDLVIIAGRPSMGKTAFCLNVAEYAAVKSERRTPCLIFSLEMGKEQLVQRLLCSVARVDASRMRTGNLGDSDWPKLTDAASQLSSAKIYIDDTPAITVLELRSKARRLKAQEDIGLIVVDYLQLMRGSNPESRQQEISEISRSLKALAKELSVPVVALSQLNRSLENRTDKRPIMADLRESGAIEQDADVIMFVYRDEVYCPHCKKHEECGENHRGAAEIIIGKQRNGPIGSVNLAFRGEFTRFENLARHDERF; from the coding sequence ATGGAAGAGGTCAGCGCCCATCGTTTGCCGCCCCAGAGTCTTGAAGCGGAAATGTCCGTGCTCGGCGGCATTCTGCTCGATGAGCAAGCCCTGGACCGGGTTTTGGAGATTTTGCGGCCTGAAGATTTTTATCGGGAAAGCCACCGCAAGATTTTTGAAAGTCTCATCGACCTGTCGGAAAAAAACGAGCCGGCCGATCTGGTCACCCTCGCGGCCAACCTGCAAAGCCGTCAAGCGCTCGAAGCGGTGGGCGGACACGCCTATCTCGCCACTTTGGTGGATTACGTCCCCACCGCCGCCAACATTGTGTATTACTGTCGGCTGGTCAAGGAAAAGGCGATTGCCCGCCATTTGATTTCCGTCGCCACCGACATCGCCACCTCGGGATATGCAGGCGGCAGCATCGAGCAGATTCTTGATCAGGCGGAAAAAGCGATTTTCGAGATCGCCGAAAACCGCACTCGGCCCAGTTACTTTTCCGTCCGCGACATCCTCAAGGACACCTTCAAGAACATCGAGAAGCTCTACGAGCGCAAGGAACTGGTCACCGGCGTTCCCACCGGCTACACCGATCTCGACAAGATGACCGCCGGTCTTCAGCCGGGAGATCTGGTCATCATCGCGGGACGACCCTCCATGGGCAAGACCGCCTTTTGTCTCAATGTCGCCGAGTACGCCGCGGTGAAAAGCGAACGGCGCACGCCCTGCCTGATTTTCTCCCTGGAGATGGGCAAGGAGCAGCTGGTGCAGCGTTTGTTGTGTTCCGTGGCGCGGGTCGACGCCAGCCGCATGCGCACCGGCAACCTCGGTGATTCGGATTGGCCCAAGCTGACCGATGCCGCCAGCCAGCTGAGCAGCGCCAAAATTTATATCGACGACACGCCGGCGATCACGGTTCTCGAACTGCGTTCCAAGGCGCGCCGCCTCAAGGCCCAGGAGGACATCGGCCTGATCGTCGTCGATTATCTGCAACTCATGCGCGGCAGCAACCCCGAGAGCCGCCAGCAGGAAATTTCGGAAATCTCGCGGTCTCTCAAGGCGTTGGCCAAGGAGCTGAGCGTGCCGGTGGTCGCCTTGTCGCAGCTCAACCGCTCTTTGGAAAACCGCACGGACAAGCGGCCGATCATGGCCGATCTGCGCGAATCGGGGGCCATCGAGCAGGACGCCGATGTCATCATGTTCGTCTACCGCGACGAAGTTTATTGTCCCCACTGCAAGAAGCACGAGGAGTGCGGCGAAAATCATCGGGGCGCCGCCGAAATCATCATCGGCAAACAGCGCAACGGTCCCATCGGTTCCGTCAACCTGGCTTTTCGCGGCGAATTCACGCGCTTTGAAAACCTGGCCCGCCACGATGAGCGTTTCTGA
- the rpsF gene encoding 30S ribosomal protein S6: MRSYETMFIVHPDVVGDELKALVEKFKGVIVDQGGEVVRVDEWGTRTLAYPIQKLNRGSYFIFYFEAGSDMVAELERRLRIDDKILRFCSLRLERGFPQPAGADKGLVPAEGEAAVEEEVED, translated from the coding sequence ATGAGAAGTTATGAAACCATGTTCATCGTCCACCCCGATGTGGTCGGTGACGAGCTCAAGGCCCTGGTGGAGAAATTCAAGGGGGTCATCGTCGACCAGGGCGGCGAGGTCGTTCGCGTCGACGAGTGGGGCACCCGCACCCTGGCCTACCCTATCCAGAAGCTCAACCGCGGATCCTATTTCATCTTTTACTTCGAGGCGGGTTCCGACATGGTCGCCGAACTCGAGCGGCGCCTGCGGATCGACGACAAGATCCTGCGCTTTTGCTCCCTGCGGCTTGAGCGGGGCTTCCCCCAGCCGGCTGGCGCCGACAAGGGCCTGGTCCCCGCCGAGGGCGAAGCGGCCGTCGAGGAAGAAGTCGAAGATTAA
- a CDS encoding citrate (Si)-synthase: MATLKEILAKKIEEFRPRTARLVKEFGDVKIGDVTISQAIGGARDVKCLVTDISYLDPQEGIRFRGKTIPETFEALPKAPKSKYPTVEAFWFFLLTGDVPTQAQVDAVIAEWKTRQIVPSYVWDAIRALPRDSHPMVMLSVGLLAMQKDSKFAAFYNSGKFNKNTAWESVYEDASDIVARIPIVAAFIYNLKYRSDFQVAIDPKLDMGANFAHMIGQCEEYKDVARMYFILHSDHESGNVSAHTTHLVHSALSDPYYAYSAGINGLAGPLHGLANQEVLDWTLKFQEKYCKDQEPTKELVTKALWDTLNSGQVVPGYGHAVLRKTDPRYMSQREFCLNTPGLKDDKLFKLVAMIFETAPGVLMEHGKAKNPWPNVDAQSGVIQWYYGVREWDFYTVLFGVGRALGCMANITWDRGLGYAIERPKSVTTAMLEKWAEESKKAASN; this comes from the coding sequence ATGGCGACACTGAAAGAGATTCTGGCGAAAAAGATTGAGGAATTCCGCCCCCGTACCGCCCGCCTGGTCAAAGAATTCGGCGATGTGAAAATCGGTGATGTGACCATCTCGCAGGCCATCGGCGGTGCCCGCGACGTCAAGTGCCTGGTCACCGACATCTCCTACCTCGATCCGCAGGAAGGCATTCGCTTCCGCGGCAAGACCATCCCCGAAACCTTCGAGGCGCTGCCCAAGGCTCCCAAGTCCAAGTATCCCACCGTCGAGGCTTTCTGGTTTTTCCTGCTCACCGGCGACGTTCCGACCCAGGCTCAGGTCGACGCCGTGATCGCCGAGTGGAAGACCCGCCAGATCGTGCCCTCCTATGTGTGGGATGCGATCCGCGCCCTGCCGCGCGACAGCCATCCGATGGTCATGCTCTCCGTCGGTCTGCTGGCGATGCAGAAGGACTCCAAGTTCGCCGCCTTCTACAACTCCGGCAAGTTCAACAAGAACACCGCCTGGGAATCGGTCTATGAGGATGCCAGCGATATCGTGGCGCGCATCCCCATCGTCGCCGCCTTCATCTACAACCTCAAGTATCGCAGCGACTTCCAGGTCGCCATCGATCCGAAGCTCGACATGGGCGCCAATTTCGCCCACATGATCGGCCAGTGCGAAGAGTACAAGGACGTGGCCCGCATGTATTTCATCCTGCACTCCGACCATGAGTCCGGCAACGTTTCGGCGCACACCACCCACCTGGTGCACTCGGCTCTGTCCGATCCCTACTATGCCTACTCCGCCGGCATCAACGGCCTGGCCGGCCCGCTGCACGGCCTGGCCAACCAGGAAGTGCTCGACTGGACCCTCAAGTTCCAGGAGAAATACTGCAAGGATCAGGAGCCGACCAAGGAACTGGTCACCAAGGCGCTGTGGGACACCCTCAACTCCGGTCAGGTCGTTCCCGGCTACGGTCATGCCGTTCTGCGCAAGACCGACCCGCGCTACATGTCGCAGCGTGAATTCTGCCTCAACACCCCCGGCCTGAAGGACGACAAACTGTTCAAGCTGGTCGCCATGATTTTTGAAACCGCCCCGGGCGTGCTCATGGAGCACGGCAAGGCGAAGAACCCCTGGCCCAACGTCGACGCGCAGTCCGGCGTCATCCAGTGGTACTATGGCGTGCGCGAGTGGGATTTCTACACGGTGCTCTTCGGCGTCGGCCGCGCTCTTGGCTGCATGGCCAACATCACTTGGGACCGCGGTCTGGGTTATGCCATCGAGCGTCCCAAGTCCGTGACCACCGCGATGCTGGAGAAGTGGGCCGAGGAGTCCAAGAAGGCCGCCAGCAACTAA
- a CDS encoding sigma-54-dependent transcriptional regulator: MAIERILVVDDEESIRWVLSRALSKKGIRVDLAADGNEALGLFRKNTYDLAILDVKMPDISGLDLLSRFQEEAPQTLVVIMTAESSMKNAVEAMKRGAYDYITKPFDLDAIDAIILKAGKATDISGEVSRLKNELKDQYSLERTIIGQSKPMQEVYKILGKVAPSDVTVLITGESGTGKELVARAIHFNSPRLGKPFLAINCAAIPRELLESELFGHEKGAFTGAGERKMGKFEQANGGTLFLDEIGDMPLDLQAKLLRVLQEKEITRTGGSATIPVDVRIVAATNQNLKDKVRAREFREDLFYRLNVVPIALPALRERRDDIPLLVDYFIQSAREKLGTAALGCTPEAYQRLAAFNWPGNVRELENTIQRAALLSPNPLLTPEDFPVQGESENESADCSLETLITNKLRNAIGAIEVQELNNLYEMVLHQMERPLIRIVLEKTRGNQVRTAEILGINRNTLRKKIQTLGIEISKEG, from the coding sequence ATGGCCATCGAACGCATCCTGGTCGTTGACGACGAAGAGAGCATACGCTGGGTGCTGTCGCGCGCCCTGAGCAAAAAAGGCATCCGGGTCGACCTCGCCGCGGACGGCAACGAGGCCCTCGGGCTGTTTCGCAAGAACACCTATGACCTGGCGATCCTCGACGTCAAGATGCCCGACATCAGCGGACTCGACCTGCTCAGCCGCTTCCAGGAGGAGGCCCCCCAGACCCTGGTGGTGATCATGACCGCCGAATCCTCCATGAAAAACGCCGTGGAGGCCATGAAGCGCGGCGCCTACGATTACATCACCAAACCTTTCGACCTCGATGCCATCGACGCCATCATCCTCAAGGCCGGCAAGGCCACGGACATCAGCGGAGAGGTCAGCCGATTGAAAAACGAGCTCAAGGATCAATACAGCCTCGAGCGCACCATCATCGGCCAGAGCAAGCCCATGCAGGAGGTTTACAAGATTCTCGGCAAGGTGGCCCCGTCCGACGTCACCGTGCTGATCACCGGGGAAAGCGGCACCGGCAAGGAACTGGTCGCCCGTGCGATTCACTTCAACAGCCCGCGCCTGGGCAAGCCCTTTCTCGCCATCAACTGCGCGGCCATTCCCCGCGAACTTCTCGAGAGTGAATTGTTCGGCCATGAAAAAGGCGCCTTTACCGGCGCCGGCGAACGCAAGATGGGCAAGTTTGAACAGGCCAACGGCGGCACCCTGTTTCTCGACGAAATCGGCGATATGCCCCTGGATTTGCAGGCCAAGCTGCTGCGCGTTCTGCAGGAAAAAGAGATCACCCGCACCGGCGGCTCCGCCACGATCCCCGTCGATGTGCGCATCGTGGCCGCCACCAACCAGAATCTCAAGGACAAGGTGCGCGCCCGTGAGTTTCGCGAGGATCTCTTTTATCGCCTCAACGTCGTACCCATCGCCCTGCCTGCCTTGCGCGAGCGGCGCGACGACATTCCCCTGCTGGTCGATTATTTCATTCAGAGCGCTCGGGAAAAGCTCGGCACCGCCGCCCTGGGCTGCACCCCCGAAGCCTATCAGCGATTGGCCGCCTTCAACTGGCCCGGCAATGTGCGCGAACTTGAGAACACCATCCAGCGCGCCGCCCTGCTCTCCCCTAACCCTCTGTTGACGCCGGAGGATTTCCCCGTCCAGGGAGAGTCCGAGAATGAGTCCGCCGACTGCTCCCTGGAAACGCTGATCACCAACAAGCTGCGCAATGCCATCGGCGCCATCGAGGTGCAGGAGCTCAACAATCTCTACGAAATGGTGCTGCACCAGATGGAGCGGCCGCTGATTCGCATCGTCCTCGAAAAAACCCGCGGCAACCAGGTCAGGACCGCGGAAATTCTCGGCATCAATCGCAACACCTTGCGCAAAAAGATTCAGACTCTGGGAATTGAAATCAGCAAGGAAGGCTGA
- a CDS encoding permease: MDAVLKVAGDLATGLWREFTYILPYLAFGVFLEAVIRTFKWHVKIRKALTRYGSLSILFATLLGVMSPLCACATLPLVISLLVAGLPLAPAMALLVTSPLMSPASYTMLSGMLGLGWANLVLFCALFLGLFTGVITHLLRNRGFSEGEIFREKLPAGDFHDPDYPVEKLRCECGQQLSHRVDRCTHNKFLVFLARFWEGAVRIGKFAMIGLVIEVVVSMLVPNHWIVALLSGEGIWPILTLTFATIPLHLPQVTAASMIFGFFLPEPGELIPLAKGPGIAMLVGGPVTALPVMGVFLSMFFKRVVLLYLTLCVSGTLLLAFIFRLIPLPF; the protein is encoded by the coding sequence ATGGATGCGGTACTGAAGGTCGCCGGAGATCTCGCGACCGGGCTTTGGCGCGAATTTACGTATATTTTGCCTTACTTGGCCTTCGGTGTTTTTCTCGAAGCGGTCATCCGGACCTTCAAGTGGCACGTCAAGATCCGCAAGGCTCTGACCCGTTATGGTTCCCTTTCCATTCTTTTCGCCACGCTGCTGGGCGTCATGAGTCCGCTGTGCGCCTGCGCCACCTTGCCCCTGGTGATTTCGCTGCTGGTGGCCGGGTTACCGCTGGCGCCGGCCATGGCCTTGCTGGTGACCTCGCCCCTCATGAGCCCCGCATCCTACACCATGCTCTCCGGAATGCTTGGTCTGGGATGGGCGAACCTGGTGCTGTTCTGCGCGCTGTTTCTGGGACTTTTCACCGGCGTGATCACCCATTTGCTGCGGAACCGAGGTTTTTCCGAGGGCGAAATTTTTCGTGAAAAGCTGCCCGCGGGCGATTTTCACGACCCCGATTATCCGGTGGAGAAGCTGCGTTGCGAATGCGGCCAGCAGTTGTCGCACCGCGTGGATCGCTGCACGCACAACAAGTTTCTGGTTTTTCTCGCCCGCTTCTGGGAAGGCGCGGTGCGTATCGGCAAATTTGCCATGATCGGTTTGGTCATCGAGGTCGTGGTGAGCATGCTGGTGCCCAACCACTGGATTGTCGCCCTGCTCTCGGGGGAGGGAATCTGGCCGATCCTGACCCTGACCTTCGCAACGATTCCCCTGCACCTGCCTCAGGTTACGGCCGCGTCCATGATCTTCGGTTTTTTTCTGCCCGAGCCAGGAGAACTCATTCCGCTGGCCAAGGGACCGGGAATCGCCATGCTGGTCGGCGGCCCGGTGACCGCCTTGCCCGTCATGGGGGTGTTCTTGTCCATGTTTTTCAAGCGCGTGGTGCTGCTCTACCTGACGCTGTGCGTGAGCGGCACCCTGCTGCTGGCCTTCATTTTCCGGCTGATTCCTCTGCCTTTCTGA
- a CDS encoding DoxX family protein gives MGLGKLFNTLDSAGLVVLRLGLALVFIAHGGQKLFGWFGGAGLEASLAHFEQALGIPMAAALLAMVAEFFGGVGVLLGVLTRVAALGLTTVMAVAMFKVHLPHGFFLNWSCVPELGHGLEFNLALAAMSLTLMITGPGRFSIDKWISEL, from the coding sequence ATGGGATTGGGCAAACTTTTCAACACCCTGGATTCGGCGGGCCTTGTGGTTTTGCGCCTGGGACTGGCGCTGGTGTTCATCGCGCACGGCGGACAAAAACTGTTCGGCTGGTTTGGCGGCGCCGGTCTGGAGGCGAGTCTCGCCCACTTCGAGCAAGCCCTGGGCATCCCCATGGCCGCGGCGCTGCTGGCCATGGTCGCCGAATTCTTCGGCGGAGTGGGAGTACTCCTGGGTGTTCTGACCCGCGTCGCGGCGCTGGGCCTGACGACCGTCATGGCGGTCGCTATGTTCAAGGTCCATCTCCCCCACGGCTTTTTCCTCAACTGGTCTTGTGTCCCCGAACTCGGGCACGGCCTCGAATTCAACCTGGCCCTGGCGGCCATGAGCCTGACCCTGATGATCACAGGTCCCGGCCGGTTTTCCATCGACAAATGGATAAGCGAACTCTAA
- a CDS encoding two-component system sensor histidine kinase NtrB, translating into MSPAENLLESLDLQLYVRVVENVEDAVVALDQRGVVSLFNPAAEVCTGVSRRQCLGRSFEELFQGQVTLVSLIRSALREGRAFVNFEDSLLQRPSAPPIPVSVSVSPLLTSSGLQEGVVLILRDLTRVRELEEAVRHADRLSMIGTMAAGLAHEIKNPLSGIKGAAQLLDREITEDSRLKEYTRIMTREVERVNGIIEELMDLSSPRQPVMGEVDLGKLLGDIVLFQREAARTRDLSFVLRLDPSIPPIRGDENLLTRLFLNLIKNAVEALDQQGTVEISTRVASEYHLNQPGDRPVPFIEVEIRDDGKGMTPAQMEQIFTPFYTTKNRGGGLGLPICQKIVSEHRGFLKVESQAGQGSTFTVSLPFYR; encoded by the coding sequence ATGTCCCCTGCGGAAAACCTTCTGGAATCCCTGGATCTCCAGCTTTATGTGCGCGTCGTGGAAAATGTCGAGGACGCGGTCGTGGCCCTTGATCAAAGAGGCGTCGTCAGTCTGTTCAACCCGGCGGCCGAGGTATGCACCGGGGTGTCGCGCCGCCAGTGCCTGGGGCGCTCCTTCGAGGAACTTTTTCAGGGGCAAGTCACCCTGGTCTCCCTCATCCGCTCCGCCCTGCGGGAGGGACGCGCCTTCGTCAATTTCGAGGACAGCCTGCTGCAGCGCCCCTCGGCGCCGCCGATCCCGGTCAGCGTTTCGGTATCGCCGCTGCTGACCAGCAGCGGCTTGCAGGAAGGCGTGGTCCTGATCCTGCGCGATCTGACCCGGGTGCGGGAACTGGAGGAGGCGGTACGTCATGCCGATCGGCTTTCCATGATCGGGACCATGGCGGCCGGACTCGCCCACGAGATCAAAAATCCCCTGAGCGGCATCAAGGGCGCGGCCCAACTGCTCGACCGCGAAATCACCGAGGACAGCCGACTCAAGGAATACACGCGGATCATGACCCGCGAGGTCGAGCGGGTCAACGGCATCATTGAAGAGCTCATGGACCTCTCCAGCCCTCGACAACCCGTCATGGGCGAGGTTGATCTCGGCAAGTTGCTCGGCGACATCGTGCTGTTTCAGCGCGAAGCGGCGCGCACTCGCGATCTGAGCTTTGTCCTGCGCCTGGATCCGAGCATTCCGCCCATCCGCGGCGACGAAAACCTTCTGACCCGACTGTTTCTCAATCTCATCAAAAACGCCGTCGAGGCTCTCGATCAGCAAGGCACGGTGGAAATCAGCACGCGGGTCGCCTCGGAATACCACCTCAACCAGCCGGGAGATCGTCCCGTGCCCTTTATCGAAGTCGAAATCCGCGATGACGGCAAAGGGATGACGCCCGCCCAGATGGAACAGATCTTCACGCCCTTCTACACCACCAAGAATCGCGGTGGGGGCCTGGGCTTGCCGATCTGCCAGAAAATCGTGAGCGAACACCGCGGCTTTCTCAAAGTCGAGAGCCAAGCCGGGCAGGGATCGACGTTCACCGTTTCGCTGCCCTTTTATCGCTGA
- a CDS encoding DUF2232 domain-containing protein produces MEQRTLLIFGAALLSTAFFLGGQYVAPLALIFNLFGPAPAAYAHMRQGPLSGLAVIALSSTLLLLLLPPVLTLGFLLQYGVVAFFVPFFLRRGHSWDRALVLTVWAGIAIALPLLLAVAQGQGLSPGEMVRQEGHQVISRALQFYDEGQLPAQEREALEQTLSALAEVFVRIYPAVTIVLLGVLAAVVILLLHAFAKGRYLIPGPAFAQWKAPEVLIWPVILAGFALLLEQATIKTLALNVLVVLLPVYFAQGLAVVTHYLRRRMVSPMFRSLVYFLIFVLNPLPMFVTAMGVFDIWIDFRKPKLEKTP; encoded by the coding sequence ATGGAGCAAAGAACTCTGCTAATTTTCGGCGCGGCCCTGCTGTCCACGGCATTTTTTCTGGGCGGTCAGTATGTTGCGCCTTTGGCGCTCATCTTCAATCTGTTCGGCCCCGCTCCCGCCGCCTATGCGCATATGCGCCAGGGGCCTCTGTCCGGATTGGCGGTCATCGCCCTGAGCAGCACCCTGCTGCTGTTGTTGCTGCCGCCGGTTCTCACCCTGGGTTTTTTGCTGCAATACGGCGTCGTGGCATTTTTTGTTCCATTTTTTCTGCGGCGGGGTCATTCCTGGGATCGTGCCTTGGTCCTGACGGTCTGGGCGGGCATCGCCATCGCCCTGCCCCTATTGCTGGCCGTCGCCCAGGGACAGGGCCTGAGTCCCGGTGAAATGGTGCGGCAGGAAGGTCATCAGGTCATCAGCCGGGCACTTCAGTTCTATGACGAAGGCCAACTTCCGGCTCAGGAGCGTGAGGCTCTGGAACAAACACTCTCGGCGCTGGCCGAGGTGTTCGTGCGGATCTATCCCGCGGTGACCATCGTGCTGCTCGGCGTGCTGGCCGCAGTGGTCATTTTGCTGCTGCATGCCTTCGCCAAGGGGCGCTATCTCATACCCGGGCCTGCCTTCGCGCAGTGGAAAGCGCCTGAAGTGCTGATCTGGCCGGTGATTCTTGCCGGGTTCGCCCTGCTGCTCGAGCAGGCGACGATCAAGACCCTGGCATTGAACGTACTGGTGGTGCTGCTGCCGGTCTATTTTGCCCAGGGGCTGGCGGTCGTGACTCATTACCTGCGGCGCCGCATGGTTTCCCCCATGTTTCGCTCGCTGGTTTATTTTCTGATCTTTGTTCTCAACCCCCTGCCCATGTTTGTCACCGCCATGGGGGTGTTCGACATTTGGATCGATTTTCGCAAACCTAAACTGGAAAAAACACCGTAA
- the rplI gene encoding 50S ribosomal protein L9 encodes MEVILKEAVEGLGNIGDIVKVKPGYARNFLVPKGLATEANPRNVRELEHQKRMLQRKLEKLSKDAQALKSRIEALTCSFSLLAGDEGKLFGSVTSMDLEKKLTDAGIDIERKKIQLPEPIKHVGEFEVPVRLNAGVVAKIKVNVAAAAE; translated from the coding sequence ATGGAGGTTATACTCAAAGAAGCCGTGGAAGGGCTCGGCAATATCGGCGACATCGTGAAGGTGAAGCCGGGCTACGCCCGCAATTTTTTGGTTCCCAAGGGCCTGGCGACCGAGGCCAATCCCCGCAACGTGCGTGAACTCGAGCACCAGAAGCGCATGCTGCAGCGCAAACTGGAGAAACTGTCCAAGGACGCTCAGGCGCTCAAATCTCGCATCGAGGCCTTGACCTGTTCGTTCTCGCTGCTCGCGGGCGATGAGGGCAAGCTCTTCGGATCGGTCACCAGCATGGATCTTGAAAAAAAGCTGACCGATGCCGGCATCGACATCGAGCGCAAGAAGATTCAGCTGCCCGAGCCCATCAAGCATGTCGGTGAATTTGAGGTGCCGGTGCGCCTCAATGCCGGCGTCGTGGCGAAGATCAAGGTCAACGTGGCCGCGGCCGCTGAGTAA
- the rpsR gene encoding 30S ribosomal protein S18, with amino-acid sequence MAAPKRRFGRRKVCRFCADKEVQIDYKKTDTLRAFVSERGKIVPRRITGTCAPHQRVLTEAIKRARMVALLPYSSSHSLVD; translated from the coding sequence ATGGCTGCACCCAAGAGACGTTTTGGCCGGCGCAAAGTGTGCCGTTTCTGTGCCGATAAGGAAGTTCAAATCGATTACAAGAAGACCGATACCCTGCGGGCCTTTGTTTCCGAGCGCGGCAAAATCGTGCCCCGTCGGATTACCGGCACCTGCGCGCCGCATCAGCGTGTTCTGACCGAGGCGATCAAGCGCGCGCGCATGGTGGCGCTGCTGCCCTACTCGTCCTCTCATTCGCTGGTGGATTGA